Genomic segment of archaeon BMS3Bbin15:
AGCAGAAGTAAACTGTATATGGCAACACAAACCAGAAGGAATAACAGAAGTATTCAAACCAATAGGGTGGGTTTCAAACCCTCTATCAGACGACAGAGATATGAATTACAGCCCAATGACTTAGTGAAATATAAGAAAATACTATGTAAAGTCAAAGGAGGGTTCAGTTATGGTAAATGGGTCAGATTGGTAACCAAAGCAGGTAAAATTATTAATACCAATGTTAAGAAAGTGGAGTTGGTAAAATATGGAAAAGGAATACAGTTTTAAAATTGTAATGGGGCAATTCATCCCACCCCTGAAGGAGGTGGGTCTTCTTGCCTGGATATGATAAAAAGGGGGATGGAACTCGTAGAAAAAATTGCTGAGGAGGACCCTGGGGTTTACTCAGAAGGAGGTAAAAAGCCACAGTTTGTGTTAAGAAACATAAGGGAATATGATGCTTTGATAGAGCTGCGCTTCTATGTAGACACTCCTAAAAAAATGAGGATTACAAAATCAAAAATAATTGCCCAGATTATAAAGGAATTTGAAAAAGAAAAAATAGAGTTTTCAACTCCTAAGGTTATATACAGGCAGGAGTGATTGAATAACAATAACTACTCTCCTTTTTTAGCTTTGCTTTTGGGGCAATCACTTAACTTAAGTCATTCGTCTGGTTGAGTCAGCATGTCTCTTTTCAATATCCTTTTTCTTGTTATAGATGATTATCCCCCTAACCTGACCAAAACTATATATCAAACTTTCCTTTATGAGATATCTACAGGCCTGAAACAGGCATTTATTGGCTTCTGTAGGATGTCAAGGTTATTTGAAATGAGGTGAAAAAATGACAAAGGCACACCATCCACGTAGAGGTTCATTAGGCTACAGTCCAAGGAAGAAAGTTGCCTCTCCAATTCCGAAAATAAGGAGTTGGCCTAATATCAATGAGGTAAAACTTCTTGGGTTTGCTGGTTACAAAGCTGGAATGACCCATGTTGTAATAATAGATGATAGAAAGGATAGCATATCTTCCGGTGAAGAAATAACAAGAGCTGTAACTGTGATTGAAACCCCTCCTCTTGCCATCTTTGGAGTGAGACTTTACGGCAGAAACACCTATGGGCTCTATGTTCTGGATGAATTCTGGGTAAAAGAACTTGCAAAACAATTTTCAAGAGCTGTATTGGTGCCCAAGAAGAATGAAAAGAGCATAGAAGATTTGGAGAGCCTTCTTGACGAAACCGTCGAGGTCAGGGCTTTAGTACACACCCAGCCATGGCTTACAGGAATAGGACAGAAGAAGCCTGAGATTATGGAGTATTCTGTTTCAGGAAATGTTAAGGAAGCCTTTGAACTGGTAAAGAATAAACTGGGCGGAACCATTAGTATAGGTGATATTTTTCAGGATGGCGAATATGTTGATTTTATGGGTATCACTAAAGGCAAGGGTTTTCAGGGTACTCTCAAACGCTGGGGAACCAAACATCTGCCAAGAAAGACAAGAAATGGGAGAAGGACTGCAGGAAACCTTGGTCCTACAACACCTTCTGCCATGATGTGGCGTGTGCCCCAGAGTGGACAGATGGGTTACCATCACAGAACAGAATACAATAAGAGAATACTCAATATAGTAACCGGTGATAATCCAATAGACATAACCCCTAAAGGTGGTTTTCTGAGCTATGGTATTGTTAAGAATGATTATATACTGGTAGATGGTTCGATAGCTGGGCCGAGAAAACATCTTGTCAGGTTCAGACAAGGTATAAGGAAAAAGAAAACAGGTGGAACTGTAAAGAAGCCTGAAATTAATTACATAAGCCTGGAATCCAAGCAGGGTGTATGACAATGACAATGAAGCTCAATATTTATTCAATTAAAGGTGATAAAAAAGGAGAGGTTGACTTACCTGTGGGATTTGATACGCCGGTGAGGTATGACTTGATTAAAAGGGCGGTTTTAGCTCAGCAATCTCACAGGCTTCAGCCCAAAGCTCCCAATCGTCTTGCAGGTAAAAGGACATCTGCAGCCTCATGGGGACCCGGGCATGGTGCGTCAAGAGTTCCCAGAGTCAAGGGTTCAAGATATTCTGCTGCAGGTAGGGCTGCCTTTGCTCCCGGTACGGTTGGCGGAAGAAGAGCCCATCCTCCCACTGTTGAGAGGAATCTCTATGAGAAGGTAAACAAAAAGGAGAAGAAGCTTGCCACTGCTTCAGCTCTTGCAGCCACAACTTTAAGGGAGATAGTTGAAGCGAGAGGTCACAGAATCGGCAATGTAAAGGAGATTCCACTTGTTGTAGAAGACTCTCTTGAAGAGATTTCAAAGGCAAAGGATGTAAAAGAATTTTTTGAAACTGTTGGCGTAACTGAAGATATTGAAAGGGCAAGAGTCAGAAAGATTAGGGTTGGCAAAGGCAAAATGCGAGGCAGAAAATATAGAAAGAAGAAATCTCTGCTAATAGTTGTGGGCGAGGATAAAGGAATCTCCAGAGGTGCAGGAAACTTCCCTGGCGTTGATGTTGTCCTTGCAAAGAATGTCAGTCCGGAAGATCTGGCACCAGGTACACATCCAGGGAGACTCTGTATTTATACTGAGAGTGCTCTGAAAGATATTGAAGGGAGGTTATCATAATGCATCATGAGGAAATCATAATTTATCCTACTGTAACAGAAAAAACAATGAAAACTCTGGAGACTGAGAACAGATTCGTGTTCATGGTTAAGAGGCAGGCAAATAAGAGGCAGATAAAGGAAGCAGTGGAAAGCCTATATGAAGTTAAAGTTACAAGCGTCAGAACTTTAATCACACCAAAAGGCGAGAAAAAAGCTTTCGTAAGGCTTGCTCCAGAGTTTAAGGCAGAAGAAATAGCTACAAGGATTGGAATATTTTAGGTGGTATTTATGGGCAAGCGTATTACATCTCAGAGACGTGGGCATGGTGGGAGCACTTATAGAGCTCCTTCCCACAGATATGTTGTTGATTTAAAGTACAGGAGATATGACGAGGCAGAGAAGAAAGACAAGGTAGAAGCTGTTGTTAAAGACATAATTCCTGCACCTGAAAGGAGCGCTCCTCTTCTATGTGTAGAATACAAAGAAAGTGGCAAAGGTTATATGCTTGGTATAGAAGGCATTAAAGTTGGAGACACTGTTGAGATTGGAGTAAAGGCAAAGATATCTTTTGGGAATGTTCTACCTCTTGCCAATATGCCAGACGGCACGCCTGTATGTAATATAGAGAATACCCCTGGCGATTATGGTTCTCTTGTAAGAGCCTCAGGCAACTATGCTCTTGTTATAAATCATGAGGGTGATAATGTAACAGTGCAGCTTCCCAGCGGCAGCCTCAAGACAATGAAATCTAGATGCAGAGCAACAGTGGGTGTGGTTGCAGGAGGAGGCAGATTGGATAAACCTGTGATGAAGGCAGGTAAACATTATCACATGATTAAACCAAAGGCAAAATACTGGCCTGTTGTAAGGAAAGTGGCTATGAATGCTATAAATCACCCATTTGGTGGTGGTTCACACTCTCCAGGTAAGCCAACAACAGTTTCAAGGAGAATGCCTCCAGGCAGGAAGGTTGGACTTATAGCAGCCAGACGTACAGGAAGGAGATAGATATGGCAAGAAAAGTTTTTAAATATCACGGTAACACCCTTGAAGAACTTAAGGAAATGGGGGTGGATAATTTCATAGAGCTTCTCCCTGCAAGACAGAGGCGCACTTTAAATCGAGGTCTTTCGCAGAGACATAAAAAGCTTCTTGAGAAGATAAAACAATCAAGAACAAAAGAAAGGGTCAGGCTGAGAACACATACGAGAGATATGATAATCCTACCCGATATGGTAGGTTTAACTATAGAGGTCTACAATGGAAAAGAGTTCCAGAGAGTTGATATCCAGGAAGAGATGGTAGGTCATTACCTTGGTGAGTTTGCTCTCACAAGGAGAAGAGTACAGCACGGTTCCCCAGGTATGGGTGCTACAAGGTCAAGTATGTATGTACCTCTCAAGTAAGGGTGATTTAAGATGTCAAAAATAGGATATTCCTTTAAAATTGAAGATGAAAATGGAGTTGCAAAAGTTACAGGAAGAGCTTTGAGAATCTCACCCAAATGGAGCATTGAACTTGCGAGAGAGGTCAGAGGAAAGAAGCTCACCCAGGCTAAAAATTATCTTGATGATATAATAGAACAGAGGCGCTCTCTGCCTCTTAAGCGATTCAAGAAGGGTGTAGCCCATAGAAGTGACCTTGTTAAGGCAGATGCTGGAAGATATCCTAAAAAAGCTTCCCAGCACTTTCTTGAACTTCTCGAAAGTGCAGAAAAAAATGCAGAGTATAAGGGTATGGATGTGGATAAACTCTATGTAAAGCATATTATTGCCCAGAGAGGGCCGATAATAAGGGGCTTCAGGTCCAGGGCATATGGCAGGGCTTCACCAAGTAACACCCAGACAACTCATGTTCAGATAATACTGGAGGAAAGGTGATATTATGGCTCTTGAGGGGAAATTTATTCAGGATAATCTAAGAAAACTTGAGGTCAAGGAGTACCTTCTCAGCGAATTGAGCAGAGCTGGTATAGGTGAGATTGATATTCAGAGAACCCCACTGGGTACAAGGGTCATTCTACAGGCAAGAAGGCCAGGTATAGTGATAGGTAAAAAAGGCATTGCTATAAGAAAGCTCACAACAATACTCAGAACACGCTTTGGTCTGCAGAATCCTCAGGTAGAGGTGAATGAACTCGAAATTCCTGAACTCAACCCTGTAGTTATGGCAAAGCAGGTAGCTGATGGCCTCGAACGTGGAATAAACTTCAGGAGAGCTGCCTATACCGCTCTGAGGCAGATAAGAGAATCAGGTGCAAGGGGTGTCGAAATAACAATTTCCGGAAAGCTTACAGGTGAAAGGTCAAAAACAGTGAAGTTTATGGATGGTTTTCTAAAACACTGCGGCGAGCCAGCCATAAAATTCGTCAGAATTGGTTACGCTATTGCCGCTCCAAAGCCAGGAGTTATCGGTGTCAAGGTAAAGATAATGCCACCCGGTGTGAAGTTACCTGACGATATCGAAATAAGAGACATAAAATTTGAAGAGGAAAAAGATGAAGTGGCGATGGAGAGAGAAGAAGTAAAGGAAATCATAGAGGAAATCATAGAGCAGGAAGCTGAAGCTAAGGAAGAAGATATAGCCCCCAGCAGTGGTAAAGGAGAAGAAGAGCAGAAAGTAGAAGAAGATAAGAAGGAGGTGGAGTGACTGTGGCCATTCTGAGAGCAGATGAAATCAGAGAACTTAATTATGAAGAGATGGAAGAAAAGCTGAAGGAATTACATCAGGAACTTTTCAGTGAGCGTTCTAAGAAGGCTGCAGGCGGTGCGCCGGAAAATCCTGGAAGGATTCAGGAGATAAAGCGTACCATAGCAAGAATCCATACAATAATGAGTGAAATCTCAAGGAAAGGAAGCTGAAATGAGAACACATAACAATATCGTGAAACACGAACTCATAGGTCTCACATGTACTGTTGTTGAGTCAGGTGATTCTACTATTATCGGGCTCACGGGTACTGTTGTATATGAGACAAGAAATATGCTTCATATTGATGTGGAAGGTAAGCTCAAGAAGATTCCGAAGGAGCACTCAGTATTTCTTTTCAAGATTGAGGATGATGAAGTTAAGGTTGAAGGCAGGAAAATACTTGCCAGGCCTGAGGATAGAATAAAGAGGTGAGATTCATGCGTGACATTGGAGTAGATGTATCAAAACCTGAAAAAGGATGCAGTGATGATAAATGCCCATTCCACGGTAGCCTCAAAGTTAGAGGTCAGATTATTAAAGGTGTTGTTGTTGCTGATAAGATGAAAAAAAGCGTTGTTGTAGAAAAGAACTATCTCAGATATATTAAAAAGTATGAACGTTATGAACGCAGGAGATCAAGAATATTTGCCCACAACCCTGAGTGTATCTCAGCTAAAGCTGGAGATGATGTAAAAATTATGGAATGCAAACCCATAAGCAAGGGCAAGAGCTTTGTTGTAATTGAAAAGGGGGCAAGTTCATGAGAGCCATTAAAGCAAAGGTTACAAGGGCTCTACCAAGTGGGGCGAGACTCTTTGTGGCTGATAATACAGGCGCCAAGGAGATAGAGGTTATTCAGGTAATGGGTTTGAAAGGCACCAGGCGAAGGATGCCAACAGCAGGCGTAGGCGACCTGATTGTGGCAAGTGTTAAGAAGGGTAATCCTGAGATGAGGAAGCAGGTGCTCAATGCTGTAGTGATTAGGCAGAGAAAGGAATACAGAAGAAGAGATGGCACAAGAATATGTTTTGAAGACAATGCTGCAGTAATAACCAATGAAAAGGGTGAGCCAAAGGGCTCTGAGATAAAAGGTGCAGTAGCCAAAGAGGCTGTTGAAAGATGGCAGCAGCTTGCCAGTGCTGCCAGTATAATTGTATAGGTGATTTTAATGGTAACAAAAAAGCCAGGTAAGCAGAGAAAAGCCTTCTTTGCTGCTTCTCTGCACAAGAAACACAGGTTTCTTAGAGCTCATATGAGTAAAAAACTGAGTGAGGAATATGGCATCAGGAACCTCCCAGTGCGCAAAGAAGATACTGTGAGAATAATGAGAGGAGATAATAAAGGTACGGAAGGCGTTGTGCAGAAGGTACTCCTGAAGAAGAGCAGAATATATGTTGCAGGTGTAACCATTGCCAAAGCTGACGGCAGTGACCGTTTTTATCCAGTTCATCCATCCAATGTTATGATAACCAGGCTGGAGCTCAAAGATGAAAAAAGAAAAAAGGTACTTGAGAGGTAGTAAAAATGAGCAGACACGCTAAAAGATTGATGGCACCAAGAACTCTACAGATCCCCAGGAAAGAGCATAAGTTCATAGTTAAGCCCTCTCCAGGGCCTCATAATTATGAAACATCAGTACCCCTTCTCATAGCTATACGTGATATGCTGGGTCTTGCTACAAACGCAAGAGAAACAAAAAAGATTATAAAGAGTGGAAAAGTTCTTGTGGATGCCAAAGTCAGGAAAGACCACAAATTCCCAATAGGTTTGATGGATATCCTTGAAATTCCAGAGGCTGAGATTCTAAAGATAGTTATGATAAACAGGAAGGGTAAGATTGTTTTTGAAGATATAAGCAAGGATGCATCCAGAACAAAACTCTATAAGATAAGAAACAAGACAATCCTCAGGGGTGGAAATCTTCAGCTCAATCTTCATGACGGAACAAACCTGTTAATCCCTGTGAAGGATTCAAGAGATCCGGAGGAAGATATCTATGGCACCAGGGATACCCTTGTTGTCAGTCTGGCTAATAAGGAGATTGAAAAACATATAAAATATAATGAGGGCAGTCTTGCCTATATCACAGGTGGCTCCCATAGAGGTGAGATAGCCAGAATTAAGGAGATAAAGAAGATAAGAAGCACAATACCCAATGAGGTTGTCCTTGAAGGAAATGATGGCACAGCTTTCGAGACCATAGAGGAATATGTTTTTATTATAGGTGAAGAAAGCCCTGTTCTGCCTGAGGTGGTGTTTCCATGAACACAATGAGAAACTTGAAGATTGCCGCTGTTACAGTAAATATGGGCGTGGGTGAAGGTGGAAAAAGACTGGCAACAGCAGAGAAGCTTATGGAGCAGCTTACAGGGCAGAAACCTGTACGCAGAATGGCAACAAAAGCGATTCAACCCTTTGGAATAAGAACGGGTTTACCTATAGCATGTAAGGTGACTCTCAGAAATGAAAAGGCTATGGATTTTCTGAAGCGAGCCCTTGAGGCAAAGGACAGAAGAATTAAATCCAGCAACTTCGACCAATTGGGAAACTTCTCCTTTGGCATAAGAGAACACATAGATATCCCTAAAGTAAAGTATGACCCAAATGTTGGCATCTTTGGAATGGATGTAAATATTTCTATAGAGAGGCCAGGTTATAGAGTGAAGAAAAGAACACTGAACAGGGCAAAAATAGGAAAAAGGCACCTTGTAAGTAAAGATGATGCCATAGAATTCATCAAAAAAGAGTTTAATGTCGTGGTGGAGGATTGAAATTATGGAAGAGAAAAAGAAAGTGGGCAAAGGCACAAGAAAGTGCAGAAGATGTGGTTCTCATGGCCCTGTTATAAGGAGATATGGGCTTTATATTTGCAG
This window contains:
- the rplC gene encoding 50S ribosomal protein L3, whose amino-acid sequence is MTKAHHPRRGSLGYSPRKKVASPIPKIRSWPNINEVKLLGFAGYKAGMTHVVIIDDRKDSISSGEEITRAVTVIETPPLAIFGVRLYGRNTYGLYVLDEFWVKELAKQFSRAVLVPKKNEKSIEDLESLLDETVEVRALVHTQPWLTGIGQKKPEIMEYSVSGNVKEAFELVKNKLGGTISIGDIFQDGEYVDFMGITKGKGFQGTLKRWGTKHLPRKTRNGRRTAGNLGPTTPSAMMWRVPQSGQMGYHHRTEYNKRILNIVTGDNPIDITPKGGFLSYGIVKNDYILVDGSIAGPRKHLVRFRQGIRKKKTGGTVKKPEINYISLESKQGV
- a CDS encoding 50S ribosomal protein L4P produces the protein MTMTMKLNIYSIKGDKKGEVDLPVGFDTPVRYDLIKRAVLAQQSHRLQPKAPNRLAGKRTSAASWGPGHGASRVPRVKGSRYSAAGRAAFAPGTVGGRRAHPPTVERNLYEKVNKKEKKLATASALAATTLREIVEARGHRIGNVKEIPLVVEDSLEEISKAKDVKEFFETVGVTEDIERARVRKIRVGKGKMRGRKYRKKKSLLIVVGEDKGISRGAGNFPGVDVVLAKNVSPEDLAPGTHPGRLCIYTESALKDIEGRLS
- the rplW gene encoding 50S ribosomal protein L23, with translation MHHEEIIIYPTVTEKTMKTLETENRFVFMVKRQANKRQIKEAVESLYEVKVTSVRTLITPKGEKKAFVRLAPEFKAEEIATRIGIF
- the rplB gene encoding 50S ribosomal protein L2, with amino-acid sequence MGKRITSQRRGHGGSTYRAPSHRYVVDLKYRRYDEAEKKDKVEAVVKDIIPAPERSAPLLCVEYKESGKGYMLGIEGIKVGDTVEIGVKAKISFGNVLPLANMPDGTPVCNIENTPGDYGSLVRASGNYALVINHEGDNVTVQLPSGSLKTMKSRCRATVGVVAGGGRLDKPVMKAGKHYHMIKPKAKYWPVVRKVAMNAINHPFGGGSHSPGKPTTVSRRMPPGRKVGLIAARRTGRR
- the rpsS gene encoding 30S ribosomal protein S19 translates to MARKVFKYHGNTLEELKEMGVDNFIELLPARQRRTLNRGLSQRHKKLLEKIKQSRTKERVRLRTHTRDMIILPDMVGLTIEVYNGKEFQRVDIQEEMVGHYLGEFALTRRRVQHGSPGMGATRSSMYVPLK
- the rplV gene encoding 50S ribosomal protein L22, with product MSKIGYSFKIEDENGVAKVTGRALRISPKWSIELAREVRGKKLTQAKNYLDDIIEQRRSLPLKRFKKGVAHRSDLVKADAGRYPKKASQHFLELLESAEKNAEYKGMDVDKLYVKHIIAQRGPIIRGFRSRAYGRASPSNTQTTHVQIILEER
- the rpsC gene encoding 30S ribosomal protein S3 → MALEGKFIQDNLRKLEVKEYLLSELSRAGIGEIDIQRTPLGTRVILQARRPGIVIGKKGIAIRKLTTILRTRFGLQNPQVEVNELEIPELNPVVMAKQVADGLERGINFRRAAYTALRQIRESGARGVEITISGKLTGERSKTVKFMDGFLKHCGEPAIKFVRIGYAIAAPKPGVIGVKVKIMPPGVKLPDDIEIRDIKFEEEKDEVAMEREEVKEIIEEIIEQEAEAKEEDIAPSSGKGEEEQKVEEDKKEVE
- the rpmC gene encoding 50S ribosomal protein L29, which gives rise to MAILRADEIRELNYEEMEEKLKELHQELFSERSKKAAGGAPENPGRIQEIKRTIARIHTIMSEISRKGS
- a CDS encoding ribonuclease P protein component 1 produces the protein MRTHNNIVKHELIGLTCTVVESGDSTIIGLTGTVVYETRNMLHIDVEGKLKKIPKEHSVFLFKIEDDEVKVEGRKILARPEDRIKR
- the rpsQ gene encoding 30S ribosomal protein S17, whose amino-acid sequence is MRDIGVDVSKPEKGCSDDKCPFHGSLKVRGQIIKGVVVADKMKKSVVVEKNYLRYIKKYERYERRRSRIFAHNPECISAKAGDDVKIMECKPISKGKSFVVIEKGASS
- the rplN gene encoding 50S ribosomal protein L14, encoding MRAIKAKVTRALPSGARLFVADNTGAKEIEVIQVMGLKGTRRRMPTAGVGDLIVASVKKGNPEMRKQVLNAVVIRQRKEYRRRDGTRICFEDNAAVITNEKGEPKGSEIKGAVAKEAVERWQQLASAASIIV
- a CDS encoding 50S ribosomal protein L24P translates to MVTKKPGKQRKAFFAASLHKKHRFLRAHMSKKLSEEYGIRNLPVRKEDTVRIMRGDNKGTEGVVQKVLLKKSRIYVAGVTIAKADGSDRFYPVHPSNVMITRLELKDEKRKKVLER
- a CDS encoding 30S ribosomal protein S4e produces the protein MSRHAKRLMAPRTLQIPRKEHKFIVKPSPGPHNYETSVPLLIAIRDMLGLATNARETKKIIKSGKVLVDAKVRKDHKFPIGLMDILEIPEAEILKIVMINRKGKIVFEDISKDASRTKLYKIRNKTILRGGNLQLNLHDGTNLLIPVKDSRDPEEDIYGTRDTLVVSLANKEIEKHIKYNEGSLAYITGGSHRGEIARIKEIKKIRSTIPNEVVLEGNDGTAFETIEEYVFIIGEESPVLPEVVFP
- the rplE gene encoding 50S ribosomal protein L5: MNTMRNLKIAAVTVNMGVGEGGKRLATAEKLMEQLTGQKPVRRMATKAIQPFGIRTGLPIACKVTLRNEKAMDFLKRALEAKDRRIKSSNFDQLGNFSFGIREHIDIPKVKYDPNVGIFGMDVNISIERPGYRVKKRTLNRAKIGKRHLVSKDDAIEFIKKEFNVVVED
- a CDS encoding 30S ribosomal protein S14P; translated protein: MEEKKKVGKGTRKCRRCGSHGPVIRRYGLYICRHCFREIARDIGFKKYE